From the Candidatus Binataceae bacterium genome, the window ACCTCGAATTGCATGACGGCCACGGCCTGTACGTCCAGCCGGAGGAGGAGCGTTTCGTGACGGCCGAGCTGATCCAGCACGCGACGATGAGCGGCACGCCGGAGGAGCTGCGCGAACGGCTGCACGCGCTCGAAGCCGAGGGCGTCCGCCAGGTCGCCTTTATCCCCACCGCGAGCGGCGCTGTTCCGTTCGCGCGCGAGTTCGCCGACCAGATAATCGCACGCTACTGATGACGGCGGGCCGCTGACGCGGCGCTCAGCGCTCGAGCTCCTCGCGGATCGAGTACAACTTCTGGCGGGCCTCCGAGATGTAGGCGTCGAGGTTGCGCCGGTGGTTGGCGAAAATCCCGTTGGGCGCGCCGTCGAGCACGATCAGCGGCTTGAGCGTCGCGGCCTTGCCCAACGGGTCGAGCGCCTCGTTGAAGAGCTGCGCGAGCACCGGCTTGGTGGTGAGCGACTGATGGTACTCGCGCTCGACCGCCGGGATCATGCAGTACATCACGTGCGCGTAGCCCTGCGCGTGGTAGAAATAGTCGTCAACATTCCACGGGCGCACCCGGCCGCCGTCGTCGCGGCGCGTGCGATAAAGGTTGGCGTGCGCGTCGCCAAGCAGGTCGCCCCATACCTGGATCAGCCGAATCAGTTCGACGTTGCGCTGGTTGAGCTCGCGCGAGGTTTCCGGATTGGCATGCAGCCCAGCGATGTACATCCTCAGGTGGCGCACCCCGTCGCGGTACTTTGACTCGGCCGAGGGCAGGATCCAGCGCGTCGCATCGTTGCGGAAATCGGTCTCGGCGATGACCAGGTTGGGATCGTACTCGTTGGAGGAAACCTTAGTCAGATGGTCGCGGAACACTCGCGTCGTCTCGCGCACCGCCATGATGATGCCGAGCTGGCGGTTGGCGTTGTTGTCGGCCATCGCGCGCGGCCCCCACAGGAAAAAATCGTTGGGACGCCATCCGAAGCCATCGTTGAGCTCATGCTCCACTATTGCGGCGAGCGTCGCCGCGTAGATCTCGCCCGGCACAAACGCCTTGCCCGGCGGGAAAGCCTGGCTGACGGAATAATCGAGATGATCGTGGCGTTTCTGGCCGAAATGCAGCCCGAGATTGATCAGAATCAACGTCGCGACCACGACCGCCGCGGCGATTCCCAGCTTGCGCACCGACATCGGTCAATTCTCCGCCATCGCGAGCCGCCGGCCAAGCTCGGCGTGTCGGCTATCAGCGGCGCGTGCGGCGCTCAAAACACATGGCGGACGCGCTCGAACAGCGAGGGGCGCGGCGCTATCGCCGCCGGCGCAACCAGCGGCGCGCTCGCCAGCACCTTGCCGCCGCCGACCGCCTGCCCCATGCCGATCTGAACCCCGGCGTGCACCGGCGCCGCGAGCGCGGTCGGAAGCTCAAATTGCACCTTGACGGGATCGTCATCCCCGCGCTTGCGCAGCACGCTCAAATCCCGGCCCCACACCGGCGTCAAGCTCGCAACCGTGCCTCCGTTGACGGCGACCGTCTGCGTGATCGGCGCGCCGCGCCTGCCGACCGTGCGCATTTCGTAGTTGGCGAAGCCCCGCGCGAGCAGCTCAGAGGCGGCTTTGAAGTTCTCACCTTTGCGCGGCGAGCCCAGCACCACCGCGATAAGCCGCATGCCGTCGCGGCGGGCGGTGGCGACTACGTTGAAGCCGGCCTTATAGTAAAAGCCCGTCTTCAGCCCGTCGCATCCGGGGAACGTGCGCACCAGATGATTGGTGTTGCGCAGCTCGAAACTGCCGTTGCGAAAGGGCGTGCTGTCGGTCCCCGCCCATTTGAGGACCTGCGGATAGCGGACGAGCGCACCCGCCAGGATCGCCTCGTCCCACGCGCTCGACGTGTCGGGTTGCTCGCCGGGCCCGGGCGGCAGGCCGTGCACCGAGTAGTAGTGCGTTTCCTTCATCCCCAGCTTCTCCGCCTGCCGGTTCATCATCGCGACGAAGCCATCGGTCGAACCACCGACGTACTCGGCGACCGCGACCGACGCGTCGTTGGCCGAGTGCACCATGATCGCCTTCATCATGTCATCGAGCGAGAAGGTCTCGCCCTCTTTGAGGTAGACCTGGGAGCCGCCCATCTTCGCCGCCTTGGCCGAGGTCGTGACCCGGTCGGAGAGCTTGAGGCTGCCGTCGGCAAGTTTTTGCGCCACGATGTAGGCGATCATCATCTTGGCCAGCGAGGCGGTCGGCCACGGCTGATGCGTGTCCTTCTCGAACATCACGGTGCCGGTCTCGGGCTCGATGAGGAGGGCCTCGGCGTAGGTCTGGTCGCCGGCGGCGCTGCGGGATGCGACGGGTACGTTGGCATGAATACGGCGACGGCGTGCGAACGCCGTGTCGGGCGTCAGCAGAGCGGCGCCCGCGACGACGGCGAGTATCAGCGCGAGCGCGGCGCGCGGCGCGGGCATGAACGAAACGGCCGCCAAAGCGGGCGACATCCTCATGGCACTACCTCCTCAACCACCCGGCGCGCGTTGTACCGCGCGGGCCCCGGCTAAAAGCGATCCGCAGTCCAATATAGCGCGTTTGGCGCTTCAAGCAGCGAAAAAAAATTCGCCTCGACCTCGGTAGGCGAACAGTTCAACCGCTCCGCCAGCCGCGCAGGCGCGATCACCCGCCACATGTAGAAGTTGTCCGGATGATGCATCAGGAAAGCACCCGCCGCGCTGAGCCGCCCCTCCAAGTCGGGATCATGCGCTCCATGGGTGACGATCAGTGCCGTACCTGGCGCCGCGGCGGGGCTGCGCAGGATTGCGGCGCCGTCGGCTTGCGCAGGGGATGAGCCGAGACCAGCGGCCGCGTGCCCAAGATGCGCGAACAGCGCGACCATCGCACCGGCCGCATCAGACCCATAGCCGTACTCCATCACCATCGGGAAGCCGTGAAACATCATCGCGCGGGCGTAGGCGGCGATTGCACGGTCGTGCGGCCGGCGCGCGACAACGAAATACTCACCAGGATTCCCCGCATAGCGCAGGTTGCCGCGCCATCCGCGTTCATCGCGGACGACGGTCGTTTCGAAACGGCCGCTGTACGCACGGTGGAGCGCGGCGACCTCGGGGAGGTCGCGCGTTTCGTCAAAGCGCGCAAGATCGAACTCACCATCCGGGACAATCGCCTGCGCGTCGGCGACCGCGGTGAACTGCCGAGTCGCCGCGCGCCAACCGAAGCGCGCATAGAAGTCCAGCCGTTCGGCGAACAGCAGCGAAAGCTCGAAGCCCTCGCGCCCCATCGTCGCCACCGCTAGCCGCATCAGCGCCGACGCCAACCCGCGTCCGCGCCAGCTCTCAAGGGTGTAGACCGAACCGATCCCGCCCATCGGAACCGGCGCACCGCGCAGGTTGATCGAGCGGTCGAAAATCTGGACGGTGGCAACGATCCGACCAGCATCGCAGGCAACCAGGCACAGGTCGTCGCGAAAACCGGGGTCGTGGCGATTGTAGCGGGCAAAAAAATCGCGGTCGCCGTACCACAGGGCGAGCAGGTCGAGGACTTCGTCGCGCTCGCCGCGGCGCGCCGCGCGCAGTTCCATGCTCAGTGGATGTCGTAGTGAAGCTGGAGCGGCTGGCCGTTGCGCAGCACGGTCAGGTTGATCGTGGACTGGTTGCGCAGGCTGCCGAGCATCTGCATCGCGCGCGCCGGGTCGCTCACGGTCTGTCCGTCGACGCTGGTCAGAATGTCGCCGTCGTGCAGGCCGACCTGGTCGAAAATCGAGCCCGGCTGGATCTCCGACAGACGAAAGCCGTCGGAGCTGCCGTCGGCGCCGATATTGGGGATCGCGCGAATCTGGGTGAACAGCGACGCCATGTTCCGAAGGTTGTCGTTCAACGTCAAGCGGTCGACGGCAAAGCGTCCGGGGCCGAGCGGGCGCACTCCACGCCCTGAGAGGGGCGAGAAAGGACGCCCTGGGCCCAACGAGCGCGCCGCCCATGGATAGGGGAGCGCCCGCGCATCGCTGGCGGCGGGGACGGGCGCCGCCGGCATCTCGAGCTTTATCCGCCGCCCTTGGTGCAGGATGATCGCGTGGTCCTTATAAACGCCCACCAGCTTGCCGGCCTCCGGAATCTCGTCGCCCAATCTGTAGAGCGACTGCCTCTGGGTGTTCTGGTCGAGCACGATGATGAACGGGCGCGAGAGCGTAAGCTGCGAGGTTCCGATCAGCTTGATGTGAAGGTTGGTCGCCGTTTCCGCCGGCGTTTCGGGCGCGGGTTCGAGATTAAAAATGTCGCGCCGGACGATCGCCTCGTAGTACGCGCGCGGACGGGCCTGTGCGGCCACCGGCCGGGGGCGGGTAAGCGCGGGCAGCTCAAGCGGCGCCCCGCCTCCCAGGCGGCCCCGAATAACGTCGTTGACCGAGAGCGCCAGAAAGTAGGCAAGCGCAGCGATCAGCAACAGGTTGAGCGCCGTGAGATAGCGCTCGGAGAACGCCAGCCGCAGCGTCATCAGACGAACGCCTCGACCCCGTAGGCGCAGCCTTCGACCAGGCGCTGTACGTCGTAGTTCCAGCGCCCCTTCCAGCGTTCTATCGTCAGGCTCGCCTGGGTCACCCCGCTACGCACCTGGTCGAGCAGGCGCAGCAGGTAAACGCTCTCGTTCTCGCCGCGCGCGTTGACCGCGTTGTGGCGCTCGAGCCCCACGCTCGCGATCATCAGGAGCTCCAGCGCGAGGTCGCGCAACGGGATTCGTCCTGCGCGCGCCTGGAGCCCCAACTTGTGCGCCGCGTCGGTCAGCAGCAGACGCTCCTCGAAGTTCCAGCGCTTGACCAGATCCCAGGCGCCCGCCATGCAGTCGGTGTCGTACAGGATCCCCTTGCAGAGCGCCGGCAGCGCCAGCATCAGCGCCGGCGGCTGGCTGTCCGCGGTGCGCACCTCGACGTACTTCTTGAGCCGCACCTCGGTGAAGATGGTGGTCAGATGGTTGGCCCAGTCGTCGAGCGTGGCGCGCTCGCCGCGCCATCCGCGCTCCATGAACTGGCGGAAGGTGATGCCGGGCGGCTGGGTCAGGTCGAGGTAGTGGTGGTCGCGCTCGATGAAGTACATCGGAACATCGAGCGCGTACTCAGCGTAGTCCTCAAAACTCGTGTCGTCGCGGAAGACGAACTCGAGCGTGCCGCAGCGGTCGCGGTCGGTGTCCATCCAGATGTGCCCGCGGTAGCTCTGGTAGCCGTTGAGCCGGCCGTCGCTCAGCGGCGAGTTGGCAAAGATCGCATAGAGCAGCGGAACCAACCCCATGCTGACGCGCAGCTTGCGCATCGCGTCGGGCTCGTCGCTGTAGTCAAGGTTGGCCTGCACGCCCGCGGTCTGCTTCATCATCCGCTGGCCGAGCCGCCCCTTGCGCGCCATGTACGGGTACATGATTTGGTAGCGCGCCTTGGGCAATAGCTCGATCTCGTCGACCGTGCTGATCGGCTGCATCCCCAGTCCCAGCACCACCGCGCCAAGCTCGTTGCCGACCTCGACGAGTTGCTCGATATGGCGTGTGAATTCGGCGTACGCGCAATGAATCGTTTCGCACTGTTCGCCCGAGAGCTCGATCTGGCTGCCGGGCTCGATCGTGATCGCGGCGCGCTCGCCCCTTAGGGCGAGGATGCGGCCGTTTTCCTTGACCGGCTCGTAGCCGTAGCGAGCGGCCAGCCTGCGCAGGATTTCCTCGACCCCGTTCGGCCCGGAGAAGGGCAGGGCACGCCCGTCGCGCGCAGAGACTATGACCTTCTCGTACTCGGTGCCGACCCGCCATCGCTCGCGCGGCTTGGCCCCGCTGGCGAAGTAGTCAATAAGCTGCTGGCGGGATTCGATCGGATCGCTCGTCGACATACGCTCGGCTCCGAAAGCGGCGCTTCGCGCGCGAGCTTATCATGGCTTTGTCCGAACCCGTAGGCAAGGCTGCGCGGGCCTTGTCGGGCGCCGCCGCCTTGCCTAACGTGGGTGCGGTTTAACGGGCAGATCGGGGAGCGGCGAAGGCGAATGGCGCAGGCGGTGCTCGCAATCGACCAGGGGACCACAGGGACGACGGTGATGGTCCTCGACGCGAGCGGGCGCATCCTTGGCCGCGCTTATGGTGAGATTCGTCAGTACTACCCGCGCCCGGGATGGGTCGAACACGACCCGGAGGAGATCTACCGTTCGGTGGTACGCCTGAGCCGGCGGGCAATCGGCGAGTCGCGCGTCGGCGCCGACGGTATCGCCGCCGCCGGCATCACCAACCAGCGCGAGACGTTCGTCGTATGGGAACGCGGCAGTGGCCGCCCAATCCATCGCGCGATCGTCTGGCAATGCCGGCGCAGCGCGGCGATCTGCGCTGCGCTCAAGCCGCGCGAGACCGAAGTGAGCCTCCGCACCGGGTTGCTGATCGATCCGTACTTCTCCGGCACCAAGCTCAGGTGGCTGCTCGACACCCGCCCGGAGCTGCGCCGGCGCGCCGCGCGCGGCGAGCTGTGCTTCGGCACGATCGATTCGTGGCTGGTCTTCCGGCTTTCGCGTGGCAGCGGGTTCGTCACCGATTTCACCAACGCCTCGCGCACGCTGATGTTGAACCTGCGCAGCCGTGCATGGGACAGGGAGATGCTCAGGATGCTGGGCGTGCCGGCCGAGATGCTGCCGCAGCCGGTAAGCTCGCGCGGGCCGCTGGCCGAGGCCGCAGCAGGAACACTGGCGTCGCGCGCGATCCCAATCGGGGCCGTTATCGGCGACCAGCAATCGGCGCTCTACGGCCAGCGCGCGGTGCGCGCGGGCGAGGCCAAGGCGACCTACGGAACCGGCGCATTTCTCCTGATGCATACGGGCGACCAGCCGGTCGCCTCACGCAACCGGCTACTTACCACCGCGGCGTTGGGGCCGACCGGCGAGCCGGCCTACGCGCTGGAGGGCTCGGTGTTTATCGCGGGTGCGGCGATTCAATGGCTGCGCGACGAGTTAGGGCTCATCGGCGCGTCGGCCGAGAGCGAGAGGCTCGCGCGCGCAAGTCGCGAACGCACTCATCCGTATCTGGTGCCCGCCTTCGTCGGGCTGGGCGCGCCGTACTGGGACGCAGACGCGCGCGGCGCGATTGTCGGGATCACGCGGGGCACCAGCCGGGCCGACCTGGTGCGCGCGGCGCTTGATTCCATTGCCTACCAGGTGCGCGATGTCGTCGTCGCGATGGAACGCGATACCGGGCGGCGGGTGCGCGAGCTGCGAGTTGACGGAGGGGCGACCGCCAACGACTACCTGATGCAGTTCCAGGCCGACGTGCTCGGGCGTCCGGTGCGGCGCCCGGCGATGGCGGAGACGACGGCGTTGGGTGCGGCGATGCTGGCCGGACTGGCAGCGGGAGTGTGGCGCTCGCCGCGCGAGTTGGCGGCGCTCAAGCGCGCGGGGCGAGTGTTTCGTCCGGCGATGCGCGCACAAGAACGCAAGGGGTTGCTCAGCGGATGGCGCGACGCGGTCGCCCGAGTGCGCAGTTCGCTGTGAGGGCGCGGCCGCCAGCGCGTCGGTCAAATTGAGCCAGGAGGCGGAGGGTCGATCCATGGTGCTGAATGCGTGGCCGCGCGTATTGCTGGTGTTTCCAGAGCATTATGCGGACGCCGCAGCGCTGCTCAGCCGCGCATTCGTCGCCGATCCCCTGGCGCTGGCCACCGCGCCCGAGCCCAGGGAACCCGAAGCACGCGCCCGACGCCTGACCGGCCTGTTCGCCACCGCGCTCCGCATCCACCGCGCGGCTGGCCAGCCCGTCTTTGGCGTGTTCGACGGTGGGCGGCTGGTCGCGGCAGCCGTCGTCGAAGGCACGATGCATGCGCCGTCGAGCGTGACCGTCTTTCATGGCCTCGCGACACTGCCGACGCTGATTCGGGCGGTCGGATGGGCCGGGATGGCGCGTTCGATCAAGCTCGTCGATACGCTGGCGCGCAACCATCCGCCCGAGCCGCATCTCTATCTCAACATCCTTGGAGTCGAGCCCGCCTTCCAGGGCCGCCATGGCGGCGTCGCGATTCTCGACTATCTGCGCGAGCTGGCGGCCGCGCGCACCGACGTCGCGGGCGTGTATCTGGAGACCGCGAAGGAAGCCAACGTCGGGTACTACATGCGCAACGGCTACGAAGTGATCGGCGAATTCTATCCGCTGGGCGTGAGGTGTTGGCGGATGTTCCAGCCGCGGCGGGCTTAATCCCGTTTCACCTCGGCGCAACGGCGCGCCGGATTGATCCGCGTGACGCGCAATCCCCTGGATGTCCAGCCGACGTCGAAGCCGACGCTGTCGCCCGGGTTCAGCAGATCGATTCCCGGCATGCGGCCACCAAGCGGCGCGCCAACGACCTCGACGAAAGGAAACTCGAAAGGGAGTT encodes:
- a CDS encoding DUF2333 family protein, with protein sequence MSVRKLGIAAAVVVATLILINLGLHFGQKRHDHLDYSVSQAFPPGKAFVPGEIYAATLAAIVEHELNDGFGWRPNDFFLWGPRAMADNNANRQLGIIMAVRETTRVFRDHLTKVSSNEYDPNLVIAETDFRNDATRWILPSAESKYRDGVRHLRMYIAGLHANPETSRELNQRNVELIRLIQVWGDLLGDAHANLYRTRRDDGGRVRPWNVDDYFYHAQGYAHVMYCMIPAVEREYHQSLTTKPVLAQLFNEALDPLGKAATLKPLIVLDGAPNGIFANHRRNLDAYISEARQKLYSIREELER
- a CDS encoding D-alanyl-D-alanine carboxypeptidase family protein translates to MAAVSFMPAPRAALALILAVVAGAALLTPDTAFARRRRIHANVPVASRSAAGDQTYAEALLIEPETGTVMFEKDTHQPWPTASLAKMMIAYIVAQKLADGSLKLSDRVTTSAKAAKMGGSQVYLKEGETFSLDDMMKAIMVHSANDASVAVAEYVGGSTDGFVAMMNRQAEKLGMKETHYYSVHGLPPGPGEQPDTSSAWDEAILAGALVRYPQVLKWAGTDSTPFRNGSFELRNTNHLVRTFPGCDGLKTGFYYKAGFNVVATARRDGMRLIAVVLGSPRKGENFKAASELLARGFANYEMRTVGRRGAPITQTVAVNGGTVASLTPVWGRDLSVLRKRGDDDPVKVQFELPTALAAPVHAGVQIGMGQAVGGGKVLASAPLVAPAAIAPRPSLFERVRHVF
- a CDS encoding GNAT family N-acetyltransferase — its product is MELRAARRGERDEVLDLLALWYGDRDFFARYNRHDPGFRDDLCLVACDAGRIVATVQIFDRSINLRGAPVPMGGIGSVYTLESWRGRGLASALMRLAVATMGREGFELSLLFAERLDFYARFGWRAATRQFTAVADAQAIVPDGEFDLARFDETRDLPEVAALHRAYSGRFETTVVRDERGWRGNLRYAGNPGEYFVVARRPHDRAIAAYARAMMFHGFPMVMEYGYGSDAAGAMVALFAHLGHAAAGLGSSPAQADGAAILRSPAAAPGTALIVTHGAHDPDLEGRLSAAGAFLMHHPDNFYMWRVIAPARLAERLNCSPTEVEANFFSLLEAPNALYWTADRF
- the gspC gene encoding type II secretion system protein GspC, which produces MTLRLAFSERYLTALNLLLIAALAYFLALSVNDVIRGRLGGGAPLELPALTRPRPVAAQARPRAYYEAIVRRDIFNLEPAPETPAETATNLHIKLIGTSQLTLSRPFIIVLDQNTQRQSLYRLGDEIPEAGKLVGVYKDHAIILHQGRRIKLEMPAAPVPAASDARALPYPWAARSLGPGRPFSPLSGRGVRPLGPGRFAVDRLTLNDNLRNMASLFTQIRAIPNIGADGSSDGFRLSEIQPGSIFDQVGLHDGDILTSVDGQTVSDPARAMQMLGSLRNQSTINLTVLRNGQPLQLHYDIH
- a CDS encoding glutamate--cysteine ligase; this translates as MSTSDPIESRQQLIDYFASGAKPRERWRVGTEYEKVIVSARDGRALPFSGPNGVEEILRRLAARYGYEPVKENGRILALRGERAAITIEPGSQIELSGEQCETIHCAYAEFTRHIEQLVEVGNELGAVVLGLGMQPISTVDEIELLPKARYQIMYPYMARKGRLGQRMMKQTAGVQANLDYSDEPDAMRKLRVSMGLVPLLYAIFANSPLSDGRLNGYQSYRGHIWMDTDRDRCGTLEFVFRDDTSFEDYAEYALDVPMYFIERDHHYLDLTQPPGITFRQFMERGWRGERATLDDWANHLTTIFTEVRLKKYVEVRTADSQPPALMLALPALCKGILYDTDCMAGAWDLVKRWNFEERLLLTDAAHKLGLQARAGRIPLRDLALELLMIASVGLERHNAVNARGENESVYLLRLLDQVRSGVTQASLTIERWKGRWNYDVQRLVEGCAYGVEAFV
- the glpK gene encoding glycerol kinase GlpK; this encodes MAQAVLAIDQGTTGTTVMVLDASGRILGRAYGEIRQYYPRPGWVEHDPEEIYRSVVRLSRRAIGESRVGADGIAAAGITNQRETFVVWERGSGRPIHRAIVWQCRRSAAICAALKPRETEVSLRTGLLIDPYFSGTKLRWLLDTRPELRRRAARGELCFGTIDSWLVFRLSRGSGFVTDFTNASRTLMLNLRSRAWDREMLRMLGVPAEMLPQPVSSRGPLAEAAAGTLASRAIPIGAVIGDQQSALYGQRAVRAGEAKATYGTGAFLLMHTGDQPVASRNRLLTTAALGPTGEPAYALEGSVFIAGAAIQWLRDELGLIGASAESERLARASRERTHPYLVPAFVGLGAPYWDADARGAIVGITRGTSRADLVRAALDSIAYQVRDVVVAMERDTGRRVRELRVDGGATANDYLMQFQADVLGRPVRRPAMAETTALGAAMLAGLAAGVWRSPRELAALKRAGRVFRPAMRAQERKGLLSGWRDAVARVRSSL
- a CDS encoding GNAT family N-acetyltransferase, producing MVLNAWPRVLLVFPEHYADAAALLSRAFVADPLALATAPEPREPEARARRLTGLFATALRIHRAAGQPVFGVFDGGRLVAAAVVEGTMHAPSSVTVFHGLATLPTLIRAVGWAGMARSIKLVDTLARNHPPEPHLYLNILGVEPAFQGRHGGVAILDYLRELAAARTDVAGVYLETAKEANVGYYMRNGYEVIGEFYPLGVRCWRMFQPRRA